The segment TATGCAGTTCACGCACGAGCGCACTGTGGGCCAATTCGGCCAATCCGCTCTCCGGTGATGCAGGACCGGGCAGCGAAAGTCGCACATAGCCCGCCAGGCGATCCTGCGAAGTTACGATGGAAAGGAAATGCTCCTCCGCGCCGCCGGCCTGATAGACCTCGTCCTGAATCTCGACCCGCTCCGCATCGATCGGACGTCCGCGCACCTCACGACAGCGGATGCATTCACATCGTTCGCCGCGCCGTTTCAACTCCCGCTGCACGTCCTGCCGCAGGCTCGTGCGTTTGTTGCCCGCGACGACGTTGTCGGAGGGGATGTCGCGCACGACGCGATTGACACGGCAGTAGTGCGGGATCAGCGGTTTGATGTCGGCGATCAAATCCACGAGTTCTTTCGTGGTGTACGGGGTGTACTCGCCCCGTTCCCAATACGCGTACAATTCGGTGTCCTCGAGCAATTGGCAGGGATAGATTTTTATTTCATCCGGGCGCAATCCGGGATCGTCCCAGAGACGAGCGAAATCCTCGGCATCTGATTCGAGTGTTGCCCCGAGCAGATTGGGCATCCAATGCAGCACCGTCTTGAAACCCGCCGCTCGCAGCAAACTCGTCGCCTTACGGGTTGCATCGACGGTATGTCCACGTTTGTTGAGCGCCAGGATGCGGTCGTCCTGGCTCTGGCTGCCCATCTGCACCTTGGTCACGCCCAGCGCGCGCAAGCGGGCGAGTTCCTCGTCGTCGATCCGATCGGGACGCGTTTCGACGACCAGGCCGACGTTGCGGTGGGCAGCCACGGCGTTGGCGCTCTGGGCCTCCGCCAATGAGGCGGATTCGAAACCGTTCATCACGTCCAGGCAGCGTTTCAGGAACCATTCTTGATAATCTGCTTTGTAAGCGCTCCACGTACCGCCCAGGATGAGAAGCTCGATCTTGTCCGTGGGATGGCCGATGGCTTCCAGCGCCTCGATACGAGCCCGGGTCTGATCGTAAGGATCGAAGGCATGATGCACGGCGCGCATGGCGCCGGGTTCGTCCGGCAGGTAGGACTTGGGCACGCGGCTGTCCGTCGGGCA is part of the Anaerolineales bacterium genome and harbors:
- a CDS encoding tRNA uridine(34) 5-carboxymethylaminomethyl modification radical SAM/GNAT enzyme Elp3; translation: MEGDQAWLEAREYSREQLRQARKILDEVIEGRAILEAIRGNPLPSGGYVGKPIVVQVYRRLVEQGEIDEEPSLLSRIRMKPGRTLSGVTTVTVMTKPYPCPGECIFCPTDSRVPKSYLPDEPGAMRAVHHAFDPYDQTRARIEALEAIGHPTDKIELLILGGTWSAYKADYQEWFLKRCLDVMNGFESASLAEAQSANAVAAHRNVGLVVETRPDRIDDEELARLRALGVTKVQMGSQSQDDRILALNKRGHTVDATRKATSLLRAAGFKTVLHWMPNLLGATLESDAEDFARLWDDPGLRPDEIKIYPCQLLEDTELYAYWERGEYTPYTTKELVDLIADIKPLIPHYCRVNRVVRDIPSDNVVAGNKRTSLRQDVQRELKRRGERCECIRCREVRGRPIDAERVEIQDEVYQAGGAEEHFLSIVTSQDRLAGYVRLSLPGPASPESGLAELAHSALVRELHIYGQSLEVGENADGAAQHAGLGTDLMRRAETIARTSGYENLAVISALGTRGYYQKLGYKLVGTYMLKVLP